The region TTGCCTGGAGGAGCCAGTAGGTCCTTCAGCTCGGTGGCACTGTCTAGCATCGCGAGCTTCCGTTCAGCCACATTGCGAATGCCTGAAAACTCTCTGACAGATTCACCGGCAAACAAGTACGCGGTCTTCTTGTCCAGGAAACCTCTAATCACGGCTCTTACCCTACCATGTCCTTACACGTTACGTAAAACGGATGCGAAAACTGTGCGCCCAAAGCAAGGAGGACATGACACTGATTCACACTGTTTGCCAGCACGGCCTCACGCCTCGATCAAGACGGCTCGCCGTACTCTTGGCACGCCGGCTTTTCGAGCCTGCCACAAGTCGTAGGCCGCCTGCTGGGCCACCCACACATCCGCACGGCCTCCGCGTTTCACGCCCAGCCATCCTTCTAAGCGAAGAGCCATTTCCGGAGAGATTGCCGC is a window of Nitrospira sp. DNA encoding:
- a CDS encoding type II toxin-antitoxin system RelE/ParE family toxin; this translates as MIRGFLDKKTAYLFAGESVREFSGIRNVAERKLAMLDSATELKDLLAPPGNRLEKLKGHRTGQYSIRINDQWRICFRWLTDGPHDVEITDYH
- a CDS encoding addiction module antidote protein, HigA family, translating into AAISPEMALRLEGWLGVKRGGRADVWVAQQAAYDLWQARKAGVPRVRRAVLIEA